TCTTCTTCATAATACCTCCCTAAGCCAGCTTAAATTAAAAAATATGAAATTGTCCACTTGACAATTTCACGGTTTTTATGATATGTGGCAAACTCGTATTCCCCTCTATTAAGAGGGTCAGGGGTGTGTTCCCCTCTCCCCTTGCGGGAGAGGGTGAGGGGGATTACTTATAAATTTATATTGTATTGGCTTCTCTGAAGAATCCTCTTTTCAATCCCCTCAATTACCCCTTTAGAAAATTTCAGTGTAATGAAGGAGGCTGAAGGGTTAAAAATAATTCGGAAAAGCAACTGGGGTTTGGGGTGAAACCCCAAATTAACAAAAACCCATGACCTTGACAGTAAAACAATGCCTGCTTAAGATAATGACAAAGGAGCCGTTTAGTATAACTTTTATGTTATAATGGCTTATGGACTGGACTGTGGAATATTACAGGGATTCCAAGGGCAACGAACCTGTAGCCGATTTCATAGATTCACTTCCACATAAAGCAAGAGCTAAAGTTTTCAGATTAATTGAGCTACTCGCTAAATACGGTGTCTTGCTTAAAGAGCCTTATACAAAGCAGGTGAGAGGCAAAGTCAGGGAGCTGAGGATTAAAGACAGTAAGGGTGCTATCAGGGTC
The sequence above is a segment of the Nitrospirota bacterium genome. Coding sequences within it:
- a CDS encoding type II toxin-antitoxin system RelE/ParE family toxin; its protein translation is MDWTVEYYRDSKGNEPVADFIDSLPHKARAKVFRLIELLAKYGVLLKEPYTKQVRGKVRELRIKDSKGAIRVLYFTYTGRRFILLHGFVKKGDKTPEREIDIAEKRMYDFIEKQKGVM